From Primulina huaijiensis isolate GDHJ02 chromosome 15, ASM1229523v2, whole genome shotgun sequence, one genomic window encodes:
- the LOC140960395 gene encoding nucleobase-ascorbate transporter 6-like — protein MAAKAADEPVPHLPKDQLPNVAYCITSPPPWPEAIILGFQHYLVMLGTTVMIPTALVPQMGGGNEEKAKVIQTLLFVSGLNTLLQTWFGTRLPAVIGGSYTFVAPTISIILSGRWSDPDPISKFKKIMRATQGALIVASTVQIVLGFSGLWRNVVRFLSPISVVPLVSVAGFGLYEFGFPGVAKCIEIGLPQLVLLVLFSQYLVHLIRPGKYLLDRFSVLFSVVIVWIYAHFLTVGGAYNGKPTNTQISCRTDRAGLIDAAPWIRVPYPFQWGAPSFDAGEAFAMMMAAFVALIESSGGFVGLSRYASATPLPPSIFSRGVGWQGIAILLSGIFGTGNGSSVAIENIGLIALTRVGSRRVVQISAGFMLFFSVLGKFGAVFASIPMPIVAALYCVFFAYVGSGGLSFLQFCQLNSFRNLFILSFSTFLGLSIPQYFNEYTAINGYGPVHTSGRWFNDMVNVPFSSKAFVAGIVSYFLDTTLHKQDAQVRKDRGKHWWDKFKDFKTDTRSGEFYSLPLNLNKYFPSV, from the exons ATGGCAGCAAAGGCAGCAGATGAGCCAGTTCCACATTTACCAAAAGACCAGCTTCCAAATGTTGCTTACTGCATTACCAGCCCTCCTCCATGGC CCGAAGCCATAATTCTTGGATTCCAGCATTATCTGGTGATGCTTGGCACAACTGTTATGATTCCTACGGCCTTGGTACCTCAAATGGGAGGAGGAAAT GAGGAGAAAGCGAAAGTTATTCAGACGCTGCTGTTTGTTTCTGGTTTGAACACGCTGTTGCAGACATGGTTCGGAACCAGATTACCTGCTGTAATTGGAGGTTCATACACCTTTGTTGCCCCCACAATTTCGATTATTCTGTCTGGCAGATGGAGTGATCCTGACCCAATATCG AAGTTCAAGAAGATAATGAGGGCCACACAGGGTGCACTTATTGTTGCTTCAACAGTACAGATAGTCCTCGGTTTCAGTGGTCTTTGGCGTAATGTTGTGAG GTTTCTGAGTCCAATTTCCGTTGTCCCTTTGGTTTCTGTAGCTGGTTTTGGGCTCTATGAGTTTGGTTTTCCAGGA GTTGCCAAATGCATTGAAATCGGGTTGCCACAGCTCGTCCTTTTGGTTCTCTTTTCTCAG TATTTGGTCCACCTCATACGTCCCGGGAAGTATCTCTTGGACCGGTTTTCAGTTTTATTCTCGGTGGTCATTGTATGGATTTATGCTCATTTTCTTACTGTGGGTGGTGCCTACAATGGAAAGCCAACAAATACGCAAATAAGCTGCAGAACTGATCGTGCTGGACTTATAGATGCTGCTCCCTG GATAAGAGTTCCATATCCGTTCCAGTGGGGGGCACCTTCATTTGATGCTGGTGAAGCCTTCGCCATGATGATGGCAGCGTTTGTTGCCCTCATAGAG TCTAGTGGTGGCTTTGTTGGTTTGTCGAGATATGCGAGTGCGACACCCTTGCCACCATCTATTTTCAGCCGTGGTGTAGGCTGGCAG GGTATTGCTATCTTGTTGTCTGGAATTTTCGGAACTGGGAATGGATCGTCAGTGGCTAT TGAGAATATTGGGCTGATAGCACTGACACGAGTTGGCAGTAGAAGAGTAGTGCAGATATCTGCTGGATTCATGCTTTTCTTCTCTGTTCTTG GGAAATTTGGAGCAGTCTTTGCTTCGATTCCAATGCCTATTGTGGCTGCGTTGTACTGTGTCTTCTTTGCTTATGTTG GCTCGGGTGGTTTGAGTTTCTTGCAGTTCTGCCAACTTAACAGCTTCAGGAACTTGTTCATATTAAGCTTTTCAACTTTTCTTGGCTTGTCGATTCCCCAGTACTTTAACGAATACACTGCCATCAATGGATACGGCCCGGTCCACACATCTGGCCGATGG TTCAACGACATGGTAAACGTCCCCTTTTCCTCCAAAGCTTTTGTAGCTGGCATAGTTTCATACTTTCTTGACACCACCTTACACAAGCAAGATGCACAAGTACGGAAAGATAGAGGAAAACATTGGTGGGACAAGTTCAAAGACTTCAAGACTGATACCAGAAGTGGGGAATTCTACTCCCTTCCTCTCAATCTCAACAAATATTTCCCATCTGTCTAA
- the LOC140960396 gene encoding inositol transporter 1 has protein sequence MTIELLPASSGYLNDGGENGGRKITYFSNSYVLGLTMVAGIGGLLFGYDTGVISGALLYVEEEFEEVNGSSFLQETIVSMALVGAMIGAAGGGWINDHYGRKKATIVADLVFIVGSIVMAAAPNAYVLIAGRFLVGLGIGVASVTAPVYIAEASPSEIRGGLVSTNVLMITGGQFLSYLVNIAFTEVPGTWRWMLGVSALPAIVQFSLIIFLPESPRWLYMKKDKSEAIIVLSKIYDPHRLEKEVDQLAAALREEQEKSNNISYIDVLKLKELRLAFLAGAGMQAFQQFTGINTVMYYSPTIVQMAGFNSNQLALLLSLIVAAMNALGTVFGIYLIDHVGRRKLALSSLCGVTISLIVLAVAFFLQSTDPVNGFYGWIAVVGLALYIAFFSPGMGPVPWTVNSEIYPEAYRGLCGGMSATVNWISNLIVAQSFLSLAEAVGTGQTFLILAGVAVVAFIFVVLFVPETKGLSFEEVEKIWKERARGHDSSGEPLLETGNNR, from the exons ATGACGATAGAGTTATTGCCAGCGAGTTCTGGATATTTGAATGATGGCGGAGAAAATGGGGGCAGGAAGATCACCTATTTCAGCAACTCTTATGTGCTGGGACTGACTATGGTTGCTGGTATCGGCGGTCTTCTTTTTGGATATGATACTGGAGTTATTTCTGGAGCCCTTTTGTACGTAGAAGAGGAATTCGAGGAAGTTAATGGGAGTAGTTTTTTACAGGAGACAATTGTCAGCATGGCTTTGGTTGGTGCCATGATTGGAGCTGCTGGAGGTGGTTGGATTAATGATCATTACGGGCGTAAGAAAGCTACCATCGTTGCTGATTTAGTGTTTATTGTTGGATCCATAGTCATGGCTGCTGCTCCCAATGCTTATGTTCTTATCGCGGGACGATTCTTGGTTGGATTGGGTATCGGTGTAGCATCTGTTACGGCTCCTGTATATATTGCTGAGGCTTCTCCGTCAGAAATTAGGGGTGGCCTCGTCAGTACCAATGTGCTGATGATTACTGGTGGACAGTTTCTTTCTTACCTTGTGAACATTGCTTTTACAGAG GTTCCAGGCACATGGCGGTGGATGCTTGGAGTATCTGCATTGCCTGCTATTGTACAATTTTCTCTTATTATATTTTTGCCCGAGTCTCCGCGGTGGCTTTATATGAAGAAGGATAAATCTGAAGCCATTATTGTGCTTTCTAAAATTTATGATCCACATCGGTTAGAAAAGGAGGTAGATCAGCTTGCTGCTGCACTTCGGGAAGAGCAAGAGAAAAGCAACAATATCAGTTACATTGACGTTCTCAAATTAAAGGAATTAAGACTTGCTTTTTTGGCTGGAGCAGGTATGCAGGCCTTTCAGCAATTTACTGGAATCAACACAGTTATGTACTACAGCCCAACAATTGTGCAAATGGCTGGCTTTAATTCGAATCAATTAGCACTTCTTCTATCTCTCATAGTTGCGGCCATGAATGCCCTTGGTACAGTTTTTGGAATATACCTCATTGATCATGTTGGTCGCAGGAAGTTAGCTCTAAGTAGTTTGTGTGGAGTAACCATATCTCTTATTGTCCTTGCTGTGGCATTTTTCTTGCAATCAACGGATCCTGTAAATGGGTTTTATGGTTGGATTGCAGTTGTGGGTTTGGCTCTTTACATCGCATTTTTTTCACCTGGAATGGGCCCTGTCCCTTGGACAGTTAATTCAGAAATATATCCAGAGGCCTACCGTGGACTTTGTGGTGGCATGTCTGCCACAGTGAACTGGATATCGAATCTGATAGTAGCTCAAAGTTTTTTGTCCTTAGCTGAAGCTGTGGGTACTGGCCAAACTTTCTTGATACTTGCTGGAGTGGCTGTTGTCGCTTTTATATTTGTCGTTCTTTTTGTGCCTGAGACAAAGGGATTGTCATTTGAGGAAGTGGAGAAAATCTGGAAGGAGAGAGCTCGGGGCCATGACTCTAGTGGAGAACCACTGCTGGAAACTGGAAACAACCGTTGA